Proteins encoded by one window of Rhodopirellula islandica:
- a CDS encoding ABC transporter ATP-binding protein, producing the protein MSDPNPPIDPFDQEASQTQAEESAVAVKEPPLVEVENLEVSFDGQAVLKDISCQIERGQTVAVIGESGCGKTVFMKTIVALVQPTVGRVLFDGEDLSLLNPAELAVIRRRFGFVFQHAALFDSMSIFDNVAFPIRQNEEGTDEAEINDRVRQHISEVGLPEEVIYKRPAELSGGMQKRVGLARALVLRPELVVYDEPTTGLDPIMSDVINELILHTRRMYPVTSIVVTHDMHTARKVADRVMMFYPRRRLDADQSQILFDAPPSQLEHAEDRRVRQFVRGEAGDRIREMTQGMA; encoded by the coding sequence GTGAGCGATCCCAACCCTCCTATCGATCCATTCGACCAAGAAGCTTCCCAAACGCAGGCTGAGGAATCAGCGGTTGCGGTGAAGGAGCCTCCTTTGGTGGAAGTCGAAAACCTGGAAGTGTCCTTCGATGGCCAAGCGGTCTTGAAGGACATCAGTTGCCAGATTGAACGTGGTCAAACCGTTGCTGTGATCGGCGAGAGTGGCTGCGGCAAAACGGTGTTCATGAAGACGATCGTTGCCTTGGTGCAGCCAACTGTCGGTCGGGTGCTGTTCGATGGCGAAGACTTGTCGCTTCTCAACCCAGCGGAGCTGGCAGTGATTCGGCGGCGATTCGGATTTGTGTTTCAGCACGCCGCGTTGTTCGACAGCATGAGTATCTTTGACAACGTTGCGTTCCCGATCCGGCAGAACGAAGAGGGCACGGACGAAGCTGAGATCAACGACCGGGTCCGCCAGCACATCAGCGAAGTGGGATTGCCAGAAGAGGTGATCTACAAGCGGCCAGCCGAACTCTCAGGAGGCATGCAGAAACGGGTGGGGTTGGCTCGCGCGTTGGTGCTGCGTCCTGAATTGGTGGTCTACGACGAACCAACCACTGGGCTGGATCCGATCATGAGTGATGTGATCAACGAATTGATTCTGCATACACGGCGGATGTACCCGGTGACCAGCATCGTGGTCACGCACGACATGCACACCGCACGAAAAGTGGCTGACCGAGTGATGATGTTTTATCCGCGACGTCGGCTTGATGCCGACCAATCTCAAATCCTATTCGACGCTCCACCCAGCCAACTCGAGCACGCCGAAGACCGGCGAGTTCGTCAGTTTGTACGGGGGGAAGCGGGGGATCGCATCCGCGAAATGACTCAGGGGATGGCTTGA
- a CDS encoding acyl-CoA desaturase: protein MTTEAATIPTNPGQSDSEADWQTPTESQSLASASSPAQAGTYSDPTKRSIRWDYTIFFVTLHLLTLLVLLPYFFSWAGVAAFVIGVVVFGQLAIPIGYHRMLSHRSFRSPKWFERTLVTLAMCTAQETPAHWVAWHRMHHSHSDHAEDPHSPRISFVWAHVRWLVHESRTRMATFSMYEKYARDILSDPYYRWIEKLPSPAGMFYLAHAFVYALLAVGISMLVYGNNADAYQMAASVFVWGVIARTVWVWHITWSVNSFTHVFGYRNYQTTDDSRNNWFVSLLTAGEGWHNNHHADPASASVQHRWWEIDPNYYMIRLFGALGLATHIIRPRHVRKSGAES from the coding sequence ATGACGACTGAGGCGGCAACCATCCCAACCAATCCGGGCCAGAGCGATTCAGAGGCTGATTGGCAGACGCCAACCGAGTCTCAGAGTCTTGCCTCGGCGAGCTCTCCTGCCCAGGCGGGAACCTACAGCGATCCAACCAAACGCTCGATTCGCTGGGATTACACGATCTTTTTCGTGACCCTGCATTTGCTGACGCTGTTGGTGCTGCTTCCCTATTTCTTTTCTTGGGCCGGCGTCGCCGCGTTTGTGATTGGAGTAGTTGTCTTCGGGCAATTGGCGATTCCAATCGGTTACCACCGGATGCTTTCGCATCGTAGTTTTCGGTCACCCAAATGGTTTGAGCGGACGCTGGTGACATTGGCCATGTGCACGGCTCAAGAAACGCCGGCGCACTGGGTGGCTTGGCATCGCATGCACCACAGTCATTCGGATCACGCGGAAGATCCCCACTCGCCGCGAATCAGTTTCGTGTGGGCCCACGTGCGATGGCTGGTTCACGAAAGTCGGACACGCATGGCGACTTTTTCGATGTACGAAAAGTATGCCCGCGATATTCTGTCGGACCCCTATTACCGATGGATTGAAAAACTGCCCAGCCCAGCGGGAATGTTCTATCTCGCTCACGCGTTTGTGTATGCGTTGTTGGCCGTCGGGATCTCAATGCTCGTTTACGGCAACAATGCAGACGCCTATCAGATGGCGGCCAGCGTATTTGTTTGGGGAGTGATCGCACGAACCGTTTGGGTTTGGCACATCACGTGGTCGGTCAATTCGTTCACGCACGTGTTTGGATACCGGAACTACCAAACGACGGACGACAGTCGCAACAATTGGTTTGTCAGCTTGCTGACCGCGGGCGAAGGTTGGCACAACAACCATCACGCGGATCCGGCGAGCGCGTCGGTTCAACATCGCTGGTGGGAAATCGACCCCAACTACTACATGATCCGGTTGTTCGGAGCCCTCGGTTTGGCAACCCACATCATCCGCCCTCGCCACGTGCGAAAGAGCGGAGCTGAAAGCTAA
- a CDS encoding MlaE family ABC transporter permease: MSEQQSTTESVLRVQTAKPELPIDTPMRRWIMQWGTAVVGGVTAVGDLAMFTWQMFVWMFTRMPRRDTVLVNFYQVGVLSLPVVALTGSFIGMVLAVQSYYQFHTIGLETHLGVVINTSLVRELGPVLAATMLAGRVGGAMAAVLGTMRVTEQIDALTTMGADPIHYLVVPRFMACLLLIPALTIVADFMGIVGGYFYSVIILGIDRAAYLHHSREGVVAFDLFNGIFKSIFFGGVIAIISCYRGFNCQPGAEGVGKAATEAFVYSFVMILAIDLFLNIVLDWVYFSFYPEGTSLF, encoded by the coding sequence ATGTCGGAGCAACAGTCCACGACCGAATCCGTTCTTCGCGTTCAAACCGCGAAGCCGGAGCTGCCAATCGATACCCCGATGCGGCGATGGATCATGCAGTGGGGAACCGCGGTGGTGGGTGGGGTGACTGCGGTCGGTGACTTGGCCATGTTCACCTGGCAAATGTTTGTCTGGATGTTCACACGGATGCCGCGCCGCGACACGGTGCTGGTCAACTTTTACCAGGTGGGCGTGCTGAGTCTGCCGGTGGTGGCATTGACCGGTTCCTTCATCGGGATGGTGTTGGCCGTTCAGAGCTACTACCAATTCCACACCATTGGTTTGGAAACGCACTTGGGAGTGGTGATCAACACCTCTTTGGTCCGCGAGTTGGGGCCGGTTCTGGCAGCGACGATGTTGGCCGGCCGAGTCGGTGGTGCGATGGCAGCGGTCTTGGGCACGATGCGAGTGACGGAACAAATCGATGCGTTGACCACCATGGGCGCTGACCCGATCCACTACTTGGTGGTGCCGCGGTTCATGGCCTGCCTGCTGTTGATTCCCGCGCTGACCATTGTCGCGGACTTCATGGGCATCGTGGGTGGGTACTTCTACAGTGTGATCATTCTTGGAATCGACCGAGCGGCCTACTTGCATCACTCACGCGAAGGCGTCGTTGCGTTTGATTTGTTCAACGGGATCTTCAAAAGCATATTCTTTGGTGGCGTGATTGCAATCATCAGTTGCTACCGCGGTTTCAATTGCCAACCCGGCGCCGAAGGCGTTGGCAAAGCTGCCACGGAAGCCTTTGTGTATTCGTTTGTGATGATCCTCGCGATCGACCTGTTCCTGAACATCGTTTTGGACTGGGTGTATTTCAGTTTCTACCCGGAAGGCACGAGTCTGTTCTAG
- a CDS encoding MlaD family protein — MDDSKLRFGVGVLVIAAIGIAVILTFLFGAFPAILNREYTLNVYFPSADGINVNAAVYRDGVKIGRVDDIQLQEKGGVMLTLSMDESIRMTHEYIPQIGIGSLITGDSKLEFRKADRRELAQLFANNEDMINQLYTDDETYRYGSKREDPFNLIFGMEDELVSTFRSVRGAGDAIQDIGSDIKGLVRDVRGVIGISPAAPATTPSVPMGGFPQSMAPAPAWARPIALVSQTSVPGNASNNVVQTVAMQQTFPPQSTPPQGFTPPPGFGTQLGTPVPGQSGLQTPPTITQLAGEASQAVKEFGFLVRDIRSIIGDPRIQQNVSDTVDRLPGVLDEVKVTLEDARDTFETFREVGGQFEQVGIVAEDAVSQTAAELQSTLESVRSTAKSFEGTAQNIEAFTEPLGERGAELIEAVLVSLANVDNALVQLDTFGRTLNSSDGTVRRLLEDDELFYQVQRTVQNIEAASARLRPILDDVRVFSDKIARDPRQLGVRGAITNRPSGMGLK, encoded by the coding sequence ATGGATGACAGCAAACTTCGTTTTGGTGTGGGCGTGCTCGTGATCGCAGCGATTGGAATCGCGGTGATCCTCACGTTTTTGTTCGGTGCGTTTCCCGCGATTCTAAATCGCGAGTACACGCTGAATGTTTATTTCCCGTCCGCCGACGGGATCAACGTCAATGCGGCGGTGTATCGCGACGGCGTCAAAATCGGACGCGTGGATGACATTCAGCTGCAAGAGAAAGGCGGCGTGATGCTGACCTTGTCGATGGATGAGAGCATTCGGATGACACACGAATACATTCCACAGATCGGGATCGGTTCGTTGATCACCGGCGATTCGAAGCTGGAGTTTCGGAAAGCCGATCGCCGAGAATTGGCTCAGTTGTTTGCGAACAACGAAGACATGATCAATCAGCTTTACACCGATGACGAAACATACCGTTACGGAAGTAAGCGGGAGGATCCGTTCAACTTGATTTTTGGAATGGAAGATGAGCTCGTCTCGACCTTCCGAAGCGTTCGAGGAGCGGGCGATGCAATCCAAGACATCGGCAGTGATATCAAAGGGTTGGTTCGTGACGTTCGCGGTGTGATCGGAATCAGCCCAGCGGCTCCCGCAACGACTCCGTCTGTTCCGATGGGAGGTTTCCCGCAATCGATGGCACCTGCACCAGCATGGGCGCGGCCGATCGCCTTGGTGAGCCAAACAAGTGTTCCGGGGAATGCTTCCAACAACGTGGTTCAGACTGTGGCGATGCAGCAGACGTTCCCTCCGCAAAGCACGCCTCCCCAGGGATTCACGCCGCCCCCTGGGTTCGGCACGCAGCTGGGGACGCCTGTGCCGGGCCAGTCTGGATTGCAGACACCACCCACCATCACGCAGTTGGCAGGGGAGGCTTCCCAGGCGGTCAAGGAGTTCGGGTTCTTGGTGCGAGATATCCGGTCGATCATCGGCGATCCCCGAATTCAGCAAAATGTCAGCGACACGGTCGACCGTTTGCCGGGTGTGTTGGATGAGGTGAAGGTGACACTCGAAGACGCTCGCGACACCTTTGAGACGTTCCGCGAAGTCGGTGGTCAGTTCGAACAGGTTGGGATTGTCGCGGAAGACGCGGTTTCGCAGACTGCGGCTGAGTTGCAGTCGACATTGGAGAGCGTCCGCAGCACGGCCAAGAGTTTCGAAGGCACCGCCCAGAACATCGAAGCCTTCACTGAACCTCTGGGTGAGCGTGGCGCCGAGCTGATTGAAGCGGTGCTGGTGAGCTTGGCCAACGTTGACAACGCGTTGGTGCAGTTGGACACGTTTGGTCGGACCCTCAACAGCAGTGACGGAACAGTTCGGCGCTTGCTGGAAGACGATGAGTTGTTTTACCAGGTCCAGCGAACGGTTCAGAACATCGAAGCCGCCTCCGCGAGATTGCGACCAATCCTGGATGACGTTCGTGTGTTCTCGGACAAGATCGCTCGCGACCCAAGGCAGTTGGGCGTCCGGGGTGCAATCACGAATCGGCCGAGTGGAATGGGGCTGAAGTGA